The window TACGCTCACTCGACGGCACAACAGCCTTGATAACATCGTCTTCAACGCTAACCTCGACATCCAGATTGAGATCAAAGAACGCCAGAAAGTCCTCCAGATATTTCTTGACAAATTCAATGGTCGCGATTTGATCCATACATCCTCCTTAGTCTTTCGCTTTTATCCGCGTGATGTTCGCCTCAGTCGCTGTGGCCGCTCGTTGCGAAGCGGCTTTTGATTTTTTTGCTGATGCGGCAGACTTGCTCGTAGATTTTGGCGAACGCTTTTCGCCGGCAATTTGTTGCATTTCCGTTCCGTCTTGCTTGAGAATAATGGCGTTTTGGATATAAGCAGCGATGTTTGAGGTTGCCATGTAGAGCGCCAGCGCCCCTGGCAAACTGATCATAATAAGGAACATAAACACCGGCATAACCTTCATCATTTTGCGCGTGACAATGGCGTTAACCTCAGTTTGGTCAGCGTTCTTACCCTCGCCCGCCTCCATCAGCACATCACGCAACCGCTTCTTGTTGTCCGAACTTGGCGACATCTGCTTTGATAATAAATATTGCAAAACAGCGGCTACCAAGGCAAGGATGAGCAACCCAATTGATACACCACTTGATGATAACGCCTGCTTCGTCAGGTCCATCAGCCCCAAGAAATTCTGGTTAAAGTGATCTGGATTGGCGATCAAGTGCTTGACCGGCCCCCACTGCTCCATTACATCGTATGTGTACTTGGCGAGCTCTGAGCGCTGCAGTACGAATATCTGCACCACACGGTAAATCGCGATCAGT is drawn from Candidatus Saccharibacteria bacterium oral taxon 488 and contains these coding sequences:
- a CDS encoding YidC/Oxa1 family membrane protein insertase, producing the protein MNMFDVVIVQPIFNLLMAIYALIPGGDFGVSVVLFTIIVRFLLWPLVKKQLHQAKAMRKIQPELAKLNKKYKNNPQMRAMAMMDVYKKHNIKPMSSILVLLIQLPVLIAIYRVVQIFVLQRSELAKYTYDVMEQWGPVKHLIANPDHFNQNFLGLMDLTKQALSSSGVSIGLLILALVAAVLQYLLSKQMSPSSDNKKRLRDVLMEAGEGKNADQTEVNAIVTRKMMKVMPVFMFLIMISLPGALALYMATSNIAAYIQNAIILKQDGTEMQQIAGEKRSPKSTSKSAASAKKSKAASQRAATATEANITRIKAKD